The Chrysiogenia bacterium genome has a window encoding:
- a CDS encoding FHA domain-containing protein — translation MKKPKTDFVHEVGRKGTKEKLADDALLLDTGWATLVVLTGKLKGREYFIRKDATTVGRHGTDIDIDDDSISRRHAVIYCRAGHFFVKDMGATNGTMINDKLFSGKEKVIRDGDVLQLGDVGMKLMVSENFKG, via the coding sequence ATGAAGAAGCCCAAAACGGATTTCGTCCATGAAGTGGGCCGCAAGGGCACCAAAGAGAAACTCGCCGACGACGCGCTCCTGCTCGACACGGGCTGGGCGACGCTGGTGGTGCTCACCGGCAAGCTCAAAGGCCGCGAATACTTCATCCGCAAGGACGCCACGACCGTGGGCCGCCATGGCACGGACATCGATATCGATGATGATTCCATCTCGCGCCGCCATGCGGTGATCTACTGCAGGGCCGGGCACTTCTTCGTCAAGGACATGGGTGCCACCAACGGCACAATGATCAATGACAAGCTCTTTTCTGGAAAAGAAAAAGTCATTCGCGACGGCGACGTGCTGCAACTCGGTGACGTCGGCATGAAGCTCATGGTGAGCGAGAACTTCAAAGGCTAG